The genome window ggaaaaaaaggGATCGAGGTGGATTCAAAGGATCCCCCCAATCtcaatgaatattttattttggtttttgattattttaatgggcaggggatggaagTTGGATGAGGGAGAaggaaatccatggaaaagaaaaggagcggattttcctcctggaaaCCTTTGGATTGGGAATAAATCCCTCTGCAAATGGAGCCACATCCCAAATTTCCAGTACAATTCCAACTGCAGGACAGGGAGTCCGAGTTTTCctgccccaatcccagctggatcCCATCCTGGAGTTTTTAAGGCACAAATATCccttcccaaaattcccacGGATCCAGCAGATCCCAGGGAGCAAAGCCTGAATCcaacagaaaaatcctttttattgTCATGATTCCTGATTAAACGGGGCCTTGAaaatttgggattgggatggaaATTCCAAAGAAATCCAATCTTTGTATCCATATTCCCACTTTTCCATCAGTGCCATTCCAAGATTTGGactcctctgtgcccaggggCAGAATTCCCAAAGCTGGAATTTCAGATTTCCCTGGATAATTCTCTCCCCAAACATTTCCATGGTTCTGGACATCATTCCCAATGTCTCTCCTGGAGTTTTCCACCTTTTCAGGTGCTCTGGAATTTTGGGACTTCTTGGAGCTGAGCAACCTCGCTCAGACGGGAAATTCCCTTCATTTTTCCAGGCTCATTTCCCACCAGAAGGAGTTGggtgggagagaagggaaaggaaaatcgGGATaagggaaaagtgggaaataTCTTGGCACTGAAAAATCTGTGTtgaaaaaaacagcaggaaaatcgATCATTTCTATCGATTCAATAGAAAATAAATCCCATTCCTGGGGATAAGGGACTGGAGGGAATTCTCCCTGTGGAGGAGACAGTTCCAGGATATCCTGACTTTCAATTATCCCAAGATTTTCCAGGCtatccccccccccaaaaaaaatatCTGGAGTTAAATCCCCCCAGCTGGAAATTTAAAGGCAGAAATTGCTGGAATATTCCcaaaacagctggaaaacaccACCCCTGATAAATCCACCCCTCAGGAATTCCCAGGAAGGGAGGGAATAGCAGCCACCTGGAAGCGGAGCAGAATTCCTGGTCTCAGAACTGGCTTTCCTCAGCAAAAAATGGGGAAAGTGTGGATTAATCTCCTGTAAAAGATGGAATTCCTGGCGTTTCCTGCAGCAGTCCAGGAAAAGAGGCaccagaaaaggaaggaaaaattccCACGTGTCCAAAACCCTCTTGGAATCCAAAGGACCCAAGCCTTGGAGAATTCCATCCTTTggaattttctgggaatttACATAATCCCTAAAATTCCCCACGAGGAGGTGCTGAGTGCCAGGAAATCTTTCTCCAACCTctccaggagaagaaatttgGGATGAATCCCATTCTCCTTTAGTTCAGATCCTTATCCCTGAGCATTCCCGTGTTTATCCAAAGTCCTcattcccattccagctttCAGGTCAGTTCTATCCCATTCCCACcagatgtttttcttcattatcCAACCaaattcccagttttccttCACAGAGACGAATCCTGGCAGCTCCACCTCCAAATGGGAAGAAATCCGTGCATCCAACAGCTTCCCACAGGAATATCTGGAAAAGCACATCCTGCTCCAAGTGCTCCTCCCCCAGCAATTTGCTGGAGCATTcccaaaaaaaattccagcacTGTCCTTCCGGGATGTCACTTCTTCTTTGCCGGAGCTTTGGAATTCCCGCCGGCTTTTCCATCGGTTTTGGCACCTCCAGATTTTCCAGCTTCGCcgtctttttctccctttttcccttgtTTCTTATCGTTTgtgtcctttcccttttcccccttctccttttcccccttttctcctttccctcctttttcctcttttcctcctttttcccctttctcccccttttctctgtctttttttttggctccgtccttcccttccttcttggattcttccttctgctctttctcCCCGTCCTTTTTCTTGGAGTCTTTGGATCCATCCTTCTTTCCCTGAGCCTTGTCCACTTTTCCGGACACAGTGGgaacttcttcctcttttttttcttctgcagcctgagctgttTCCAAggatagaggaaaaaaaaaaggaaaaggaattgaTGTGGATTCAACAACCCAGGGACTGTCAAAATTCCAACTCCCTGCTAGAAATCTGGGATAAAGGGAAAACATTCCCACTGGGGACTTTCCCATCCAGCTGATTGCTCccagtgaggttttttttggaacTGAGAAGCAGCAAATCCAAGGATTGATGGATCCCCTTGGAAAAGGGAAGCCACAGGCGGCCAGGAATtgaaattcccaaaattccttgGAGAACCATCTCATCCCCTAAGGATTAACTGGAAGGACAAGGATTCGgtggaaggaaaaggatttaTTCATGGAATTGGATTCAGCTCcagagggagggctgggaattCCCAGTTTCAGGCACCTCTGAAATCCCGGGATTTGTGCAAATTCCCATTGTTCAACCGGTAATTCTGAATTTTGCTGTTGTAGGATTGAATTTCTCCAaggaattcctgaattcctaCAGTGCTGGGATCTGCCTCTTCTCCCACGGactgaagcagcacatcccaaatTTTGGAAATGCCGTTTTTATGGAATTACATCTCCCGGAGAGACacaagagagaaggaaaaaaggcatcGAAAGGTGttgaggaaacaggaaaaatccaGGAGTGGGGAAGCAGCAAATCCAAGGATTGACGGATCCCCTTGGAAGAGAGAAGCCACAGGCGGCTGGGAACCGAAATTCCCTAAATTCCTTGGAGAACCATCTCATCCTCTTCcttcagcacaggcagggagtgGAGAGGTCTGGACTGGCCATGGccagagagagggaggagattTTCGGGAGAGCCTATGGAATCAGGAAAGGAGAGTGAGAGCAGCGGAGGAGAAAtattccagcagggaaaaccGGGAATGCGGGATTCCAACCACTCCAATTTCACTCCATTGGTGCTCCCCAGCCCAAGGGCAGGCCCTGAGATTAAATTGATTCCCACTGGGAATTTTCAGCATGGAGTTCTCCTTCTAACCAAGGAGGGTGAGAGATGGAAGTTGATGGGAAAAGGGGATACAGCCTCCAGTTGTCCCAGGAAAAGTTTGGATtgaaaattagggaaaaaaaattcctgattGGAAGAGAGATTAAGGATTGGGAAGTGttggaatcaccatccctggaagggttccAAAAACCAGGAGATGTGGAATTTCACAGGATTTTTTAGTGGGATTTCGTTCAAAATAGGATTTGACGGATTTGAGAAGCTTTTCCAAACTTAATTTGGGAATGAAGGAATGATTCTGACTCGAACCGAGGGAAAAGTTCCCTCTTATCCAAAGGATTTTATCCCAATGTCCTGAGTCCACACTGGGAGGGTTGAACTTGGTGGTGGCACCACAGGAGGGACTTCGTGCTCCCagaatccccccaaaaaaagtgGGAATTACGTCTGGGGAATGTCAGTGAGCTCATTGAGGGAATTTGCACTGccccaatccccccaaaaaagtgGGAATTAGCTCTGGGAATGTTGCTGAGCTCACTGAGGGACTTGGCACTGTCAGAATCcccagaaaaatgggaattacCTCTGGGAATGTGTCTGAGTTCACTGAGGGTATTTGCACTGCCAGAATCCCAAAAAAAAGTGGGAATTACCTCCGGGAATATTGGTGAGTTCATTGAGGGAATTTGCACTGCCCGAATCCCCCGCTCCATAAAAGTGGGAATAACCTCTGGGAATGTCTCTGAGTTCATTGAGGGAATTTGCACTGCCCCAATCCCCCAGAAAAGTGGGAATTACCTCCAGGAATGTGAGCGAGCTCATTGAGGAACTGTGCACTCCCAGAATCCccaaaaaaaatgggaattactTCCAGGAATGTGAGCGAGCTCATTGAGGAACATTGCActcccagaatcccagaaaaAGCGGGAATTGAATCGGAGAAAATCTCTTTACTCACTGGGAGAAATTTGCACTGCCCCAATCCCCCAAAACATTCGCTCAGCTTTGCCGATGTTGCCGAGCTCATTGCGGGACTTCGTGCTCCCAGAATCCCCCAAAAAAGTGGGAATTAGCTCCAAGAATATTGGTGAGCTCATTGAGGGCTTCAGCACTGccaaaatccccccccccccccccaaaaaaaaaagtgggaattACCTCCAGGAATGTCAGTGAGCTCATTGAGGGAATTTGCACTGCCCCGATCCCCCAGAAAAGTGGGAATTGCCCCCAGGAATGTTGGTGAGCTCATTGAGGAACTTTGCATTCCCAGAATCCCCAGAAAAGTGGGAATTACCTCCAGGAATGTCGGTGAGCTCATTGAGGGAATTTGCACTGCCCCAATCCCTCCCAAAAAAAGTGGGAATTACCTCTGGGAATGTCTCTTGAGTTCATTGAGGAACTTTGTGTTCCCAGAATCCCCAAAAATTAAGCGGGAATTACCTCCGGGGATTTCGGTGAGCTCCCCGAGGGGCGGCACCGTCTCCAGTTTGTCCGCGTAGTTTTTGGCCGCCTGGCGCTGGGCGTAGCGCGCCTCGATCTCCTTCCGCGTGCGCGGGATCCGGCACTTGAAAATGCAGCACAGGGTGATAACTGGGAATATGGGAAACGGGAATGCCGGGTGAGGGACGGGAAACGGGAAACGGGGAGTCCTGGGGGAGTTATTGGGAATGGGAAACGGGGAATCCTGGGGGAGTTATTGGGAATTCTGGGtgagggatgggaatgggaaacgTGGAATTCTGGGTCAGTTATTGGGAATGGGAAACGTGGAATCCTGGGTGAGggacgggaatgggaatgggaaacgTGGAATTCTGGGGGAGttattgggaatgggaatgggaaacgTGGAATCCTGGGtgagggatgggaatgggaaacgTGGAATTCTGGGTGAGGGACTGGGATTGGGAAATTTGGAATTATGGTGGAGTTCCTGGGAATGGATAGGGAGAAATTCGGAATTAACTGGGAATTGGAGTGGGAAACGTGGAATTCTGGgtgagggactgggaatgggaaacaGGGAATTCTGGGTGAGttatgggaatgggaaaagaggaattttGGGGGAGTTCCTGGGAATGGATAGGGagaaacaaggaattaattggAAATGGGATCGGGAAATGTGGAATTCTGTGtgagggatgggaatgggaatgggaaacaTGGAATTCTGGGTGAGGTTCCTGGGAATGGACAGGGAGAAACAAGGAGTTAAttgggaatgggagtgggaaaTGAGGAATTCTGGGTTAGTTCCTAGGAATGGAAAACATGGAATTCAGGATGagtcactcagagagagagaagtgaGAGATTCTGGGGGAGTTCCTGGGAATGGGAGTGTGAAACACGGGAATCTGGGAGTTCCTGGGAATGGAGAGAGAAATAAGGAATTCTGGGCATGACTGAGAATGGCAATGGAAAAAGAGCAATTCCAGTTGAGtttctgggaatgggaaatgagGATTTGGGTTGGTTAttgggaatgggagcaggaaaCAAGGGAATCTGGGTGagtcactgggaatgggaaaccTGGAATTCTGGGGGAGTTATTGGGAGTGGGAAATGTGGAATTCTGGGTGAGTTATTCAGAATGGGAGATGTGGAATTCTGAGTCTGGGAATGGGAGAGGGGATCAAGGATTTGTGTTGGTcgctgggaatgggaacggggaGTGGAGAACAAGGAATTCAGGGGATAACTGGGAATGGCAACgggaaaaaaggaattctgGGGGAGTTATTGGGAATGGAGAGggagaaatgagaatttaactgggaatgggaggggGAAATATGGAATTCTGGGGGAGTTATTTGGAATGGGAAATGTGGAATTCTGGGTGAGTCACTGGGAATAGGAGAGGGAAATGCGAGTATGGGTGAGTTCCTGAGAACGGACAGGGAGAAACAAGGATTTAACTGGGAGTGGGAGAGGGAAGTATGGAATTCTGGGTGCGTAATTTGGAACGGGAAATGTGGAATTCTGTGTGagtcactgggaatgggaaatgtggaattctgcaggcacagagtTTGTGATGATTGGCCGTGGGGCTGGAGTGAGTGCCCAGGTGAGCTGAGCCATGGAGGGCGTGCCCAGGAGTGACCAATcagagggggagcagggggcacGCGGGTGCAAGGTGtgaacaggaggggataaagggctgggctggagagcCGCAGGGGCCCGGAGCCTCCCGAGGCGGGATCGCCGTGAGCGGGGCGGAACCTTCTGGAGCTGAACGGGGACACTCTGGGTGTGCCGGCCATCTCAGCTGACAAGTTACTGGGAAATGCGGGAAACGTGGAATTCCAGGTGAGTTACTGGGAACGGGAAATGTGGGAAACGTGGAATTCCGGGTGAGttattgggaatgggaaatgtgggaaatgtgGAATTCCGGGTGAGttattgggaatgggaaatgcGGAATTCCGGGTGAGttattgggaatgggaaatgtgggaaacGTGGAATTCCGTGTGAGttactgggaatgggaaatgtggAATTCCGGGTGAGttactgggaatgggaaatgcGGAATTCTGGGTGAGTtactggaaatgggaaatgtggAATTCTGGGTGAGTTACGGGGAATGGGAAACGTGGAATTCCAGGTGAGTTATTCGGaatgggaaatgtgggaaatgtgGAATTCCGGGTGAGttactgggaatgggaaatgtggAATTCTGGCTGAGTtactggaaatgggaaatgtggAATTCCGGGTGAGTTATTGGGAACGAGAAATGTGGGAACGTGGAATtccaggtgaggggctgggagtgggAAATGTGGAACTCAGTGTGAGGGACGGGGAAATGTGGAATTCTAGGTGAGTTATTGGGAAAAGAGGAATTCCAGGTGAGTtcctggggacagacagggagaaACAAGGATTTAactgggactgggaatgggaaatatGGAATTCTGTGTGAGGtactggaaatgggaaatgtggAATTCTGGGTGAGGTACTAGGAATGGTGAGGGAGAAATGAAGGTTTAAGTGGGAATGAGAGAGGGAAATGTGGAATTCTGGGTGAGTTTCAGAGAATGGGAGAGGGGATCAAAGATTTGCATTGTTTgctgggaatgggagtgggaaaTACGGAATTCTGGGTGAGTTCCTGGGAATGGAGAACATGGAATATTGGGGGAGTtcctgggaatgggagaggGAAATGAGAGACTGGTTGATTTACTGGGAATGGACAGGGAGAAACAAGGATTTAATTGGGAATGGGCGTGGGAAATGTGGAAGACCGGGAATTCTCGGGAAGtttttgggaatgggaaatgtggAACTCTGGGTCAGTTACTGGGAGGGAGAAATGAAGAAATCTGGGTGAGGTactgggaatgggagaggaAGAAACCGGGATTTaactgggaatgggagagggAAATATGGAATTCTGGGTGAGTTCCCAGGAATGGCAACAGGAATTGAGGATCTGGggggaattcctgggaattGGAGATGGGAACGAGAGTTTGCATCGGTCATTGGGAATGAGAAATGTGGAGTTCTGGGTGAGctcctggaaaagggaaatgaggatttgggttggatattgggaatggGAGGAGGAAACACGGGAATCTGGGTGAgtcactgggaatgggagagggAAATGTGGAATTCTTTGTGAGTTCCTGGGAGAGGGAAGTGAGGAATTCTGAGGGAGTTCTTGGGACTGGGAGTGGGAAACATGGAATTCTGGGGGTGTTACTGGGAATGGAGAGGGAAACGAGGAATTCTGAGGATAAGTGGGAGTGGCAATGGGAAAAAAGCAATTCTGTGTGAGTTTCTGGGAATAGGAAATGAGGATTTGGGTTGGTTAttgggaatgggagcaggaaaCACAGGAATCTGGGGGAGTTCctgggaatgggagtgggaaaCAAGGAATTCTGGGGATAACTGGGAATggcaatgggaaaaaaaggaattccaGGTGAATTATTGGGAATGGAGAGGGAGAAACGAGAAATTaactgggaatgggaggggGAAATACGGAATTCTGGGGGAGTTATTTGGAATGGGAAATGTGGAATTCCGGGTGAGTTACTGGGAATGGGAAACACGGGAATCTGAGGGATTTGCTGGGAAcggagagggagaaaggaggaTTTAACTGGGAATGAGAGTGGGAAATGTGGAATTCTGGGTGAGTTGCC of Molothrus ater isolate BHLD 08-10-18 breed brown headed cowbird chromosome 1, BPBGC_Mater_1.1, whole genome shotgun sequence contains these proteins:
- the TMIE gene encoding transmembrane inner ear expressed protein, with the protein product MAWDPSWEFLGFSCLVLLRSRLSLAQLIEATTAPPKKKPDPVTSETVVIWGLRLWQVVGIFALFVLSIIITLCCIFKCRIPRTRKEIEARYAQRQAAKNYADKLETVPPLGELTEIPGGSPENLLPLSGHGQSRPLHSLPVLKEEDEMVLQGI